The following proteins are encoded in a genomic region of Brachypodium distachyon strain Bd21 chromosome 1, Brachypodium_distachyon_v3.0, whole genome shotgun sequence:
- the LOC100823356 gene encoding formin-binding protein 4 isoform X3, translating to MGRRKERRLAAKAASGRRVKLDLFLDASPGDASSKEGVGGENREQQSGVPTSPSSSDKKENPLALLGQYSDDEEEDDGAGAQPNGEANGSPTNASVEVTHERDNTAGDNDVVHSEPPASDSGQQVAPQADGVNNFTENVAEQITAAPEPTPENGCVTETEAIPDSSGMQIVGDIGGNWKTVMHEQSNQCYYWNTVTGETSWEIPNGLAPGVVADGVTSASIPTHVEYSIEAQAHVPHSNVEAYPSDVSIGNGTSAYTAMGMVCARGQLTQNAYAYTGAVASHESMDIDPLRLAKYGEDLLQRLKLLERPHGAIDSLELIKREIEIRVSDCNVLSSYGSSLLPLWLHAEVHLKQLEFSVSKFEASYTAYTHPETEHAEYKAPNEAEILAPSDAEGLKFEVITVVPMDENLKVEEPCSTASVQNSEEKDAAAVTSRVEPDCDEDMDVEMEVDEENVEDQGCSSSMPNEEHHSSEQVRSPTLPSLEKSAPPPEDNDIPPPPPPEEEWIPPPPPENEPAPPPPPEPEETTVVSYVHTDTLTQSYVDQANFGYALPGMEYYPAAGGISIPVDAASIPPVPGSYYSYPSVTMDASGVAAESSGYYASSTSTISSSALDNKTTSAPIDATNSDVNPIESDKVISKEAKIASLSQAVGATSASGTVRGSSTQASTSTTNQTKVHRTKKRPVAVASSLRSNKKVSSLVDKWKAAKEELRDEEEEEPEDALEALEKKRRKEIDGWRKQQIASGEAKENANFVPLGGDWRDRVKRRRAEAKKESKSEFIQAVPEQHKGQPDLVELSKGLPSGWQAYIDESTKQVYYGNNLTSETTWDRPTK from the exons ATGGGAAGGAGGAAGGAGCGCCGCCTGGCGGCCAAGGCGGCATCGGGCCGCAGGGTCAAGCTCGATCTCTTCCTCGATGCCTCCCCCG GGGATGCGTCTTCGAAAGAGGGAGTAGGAGGAGAAAACCGTGAGCAGCAAAGTGGTGTTCCCACTTCACCATCTTCCTCAG atAAGAAGGAAAATCCTCTGGCATTGCTTGGGCAATATagtgatgatgaagaagaggatgacGGTGCAGGAGCTCAACCCAATGGTGAAGCTAACGGGAGTCCAACAAACGCGAGTGTTGAG GTTACTCACGAGCGTGATAACACAGCTGGCGATAATGACGTTGTACATAGTGAACCGCCTGCTTCTGATAGTGGTCAGCAAGTGGCACCTCAAGCTGATGGTGTCAATAATTTCACAGAGAATGTTGCCGAGCAAATCACTGCCGCCCCTGAGCCAACTCCAGAAAATGGGTGTGTAACAGAAACAGAAGCTATTCCAGATTCATCTGGCATGCAAATTGTTGGTGACATTGGTGGGAACTGGAAAACTGTAATGCATGAACAGAGTAACCAGTGTTACTACTGGAACACAGTTACTGGAGAAACTTCATGGGAGATTCCTAATGGATTAGCTCCAGGAGTTGTAGCTGATGGAGTCACTTCTGCATCTATACCTACCCATGTTGAGTACTCAATAGAAGCTCAAGCACATGTCCCCCACAGCAATGTGGAGGCATATCCAAGTGATGTGTCTATTGGAAATGGCACATCAGCTTATACTGCCATGGGAATGGTGTGTGCAAGGGGGCAGCTTACTCAGAATGCTTATGCTTATACTGGAGCTGTTGCTAGTCATGAGTCAATGGACATTGATCCCTTGCGGCTTGCAAAATATGGCGAGGATTTGCTGCAAAGATTGAAGCTGCTGGAAAG GCCACATGGTGCCATTGACAGTCTTGAATTGATAAAGAGAGAAATTGAGATACGAGTATCAGACTGCAATGTGCTGTCCTCGTATGGTTCTTCTTTACTTCCATTGTGGTTGCATGCTGAGGTGCACCTTAAGCAACTGGAATTTTCAGTTTCCAAGTTTGAAGCTAGCTACACAGCCTACACTCATCCAGAAACAGAGCATGCGGAATACAAAGCACCTAATGAAGCTGAAATTTTGGCACCCTCTGATGCCGAGGGTTTGAAGTTTGAGGTTATCACTGTGGTTCCAATGGATGAAAATCTTAAGGTCGAGGAGCCATGTTCAACAGCGTCTGTACAGAACTCAGAAGAAAAAGATGCTGCAGCAGTTACGTCAAGAGTTGAACCAGACTGTGATGAAGATATGGATGTGGAAATGGAGGTTGATGAAGAAAATGTTGAAGATCAGGGTTGTTCCAGTTCTATGCCTAATGAGGAGCATCATTCATCAGAGCAAGTACGCTCACCAACTTTGCCATCATTGGAGAaatctgctcctcctccagaGGATAATGACattcctccaccaccaccgccagaaGAGGAATGGATtccacctcctccacctgAGAATGAAccagctcctccacctcctcctgaaCCTGAAGAGACCACCGTAGTGTCATATGTTCACACTGATACACTTACCCAGTCATATGTAGATCAAGCAAACTTTGGTTATGCGCTTCCAGGAATGGAGTACTATCCTGCTGCAG GTGGCATATCTATTCCTGTTGATGCCGCATCTATTCCCCCAGTACCTGGTTCTTACTATAGCTATCCTTCAGTCACCATGGATGCCAGTGGAGTAGCAGCTGAATCTTCTGGATACTACGCTTCATCAACCTCTACCATTTCTAGTAGTGCACTAGATAACAAAACAACATCAGCTCCCATTGATGCTACAAATAGTGATGTGAATCCCATAGAATCTGATAAAGTTATATCCAAGGAAGCCAAAATTGCATCTTTGAGCCAAGCAGTTGGAGCAACATCAGCTTCAGGAACCGTACGTGGAAGTTCTACACAAGCTTCCACCAGTACCACTAATCAGACTAAAG TTCATCGTACTAAGAAGCGACCTGTTGCTGTTGCATCATCACTGAGGTCTAATAAGAAGGTATCGAGTCTGGTGGATAAG TGGAAAGCTGCCAAAGAGGAGCTGcgtgatgaagaggaagaggaaccTGAAGATGCTTTGGAGGCACTTGAAAAAAAACGCCGGAAGGAAATAGAT GGGTGGCGGAAACAACAAATAGCTAGCGGAGAAGCTAAGGAAAATGCCAACTTTGTTCCCCTTGGTGGCGACTG GCGTGACCGTGTGAAACGCAGAAGAGCTGAAGCCAAGAAGGAATCTAAGTCCGAATTTATTCAAGCAGTTCCGGAACAGCACAAAGGACAGCCTGATCTTGTAGAGCTTTCCAAGGGTCTCCCTTCTGGGTGGCAG GCATACATAGACGAGTCTACGAAGCAAGTTTACTATGGGAACAACCTCACATCTGAGACGACTTGGGACCGGCCTACCAAATGA
- the LOC100823356 gene encoding formin-binding protein 4 isoform X1 encodes MGRRKERRLAAKAASGRRVKLDLFLDASPGDASSKEGVGGENREQQSGVPTSPSSSDKKENPLALLGQYSDDEEEDDGAGAQPNGEANGSPTNASVEVTHERDNTAGDNDVVHSEPPASDSGQQVAPQADGVNNFTENVAEQITAAPEPTPENGCVTETEAIPDSSGMQIVGDIGGNWKTVMHEQSNQCYYWNTVTGETSWEIPNGLAPGVVADGVTSASIPTHVEYSIEAQAHVPHSNVEAYPSDVSIGNGTSAYTAMGMVCARGQLTQNAYAYTGAVASHESMDIDPLRLAKYGEDLLQRLKLLERPHGAIDSLELIKREIEIRVSDCNVLSSYGSSLLPLWLHAEVHLKQLEFSVSKFEASYTAYTHPETEHAEYKAPNEAEILAPSDAEGLKFEVITVVPMDENLKVEEPCSTASVQNSEEKDAAAVTSRVEPDCDEDMDVEMEVDEENVEDQGCSSSMPNEEHHSSEQVRSPTLPSLEKSAPPPEDNDIPPPPPPEEEWIPPPPPENEPAPPPPPEPEETTVVSYVHTDTLTQSYVDQANFGYALPGMEYYPAAGTDGTNANYYMQASDSHILQSQQHSYYAPVSAGGISIPVDAASIPPVPGSYYSYPSVTMDASGVAAESSGYYASSTSTISSSALDNKTTSAPIDATNSDVNPIESDKVISKEAKIASLSQAVGATSASGTVRGSSTQASTSTTNQTKVHRTKKRPVAVASSLRSNKKVSSLVDKWKAAKEELRDEEEEEPEDALEALEKKRRKEIDGWRKQQIASGEAKENANFVPLGGDWRDRVKRRRAEAKKESKSEFIQAVPEQHKGQPDLVELSKGLPSGWQAYIDESTKQVYYGNNLTSETTWDRPTK; translated from the exons ATGGGAAGGAGGAAGGAGCGCCGCCTGGCGGCCAAGGCGGCATCGGGCCGCAGGGTCAAGCTCGATCTCTTCCTCGATGCCTCCCCCG GGGATGCGTCTTCGAAAGAGGGAGTAGGAGGAGAAAACCGTGAGCAGCAAAGTGGTGTTCCCACTTCACCATCTTCCTCAG atAAGAAGGAAAATCCTCTGGCATTGCTTGGGCAATATagtgatgatgaagaagaggatgacGGTGCAGGAGCTCAACCCAATGGTGAAGCTAACGGGAGTCCAACAAACGCGAGTGTTGAG GTTACTCACGAGCGTGATAACACAGCTGGCGATAATGACGTTGTACATAGTGAACCGCCTGCTTCTGATAGTGGTCAGCAAGTGGCACCTCAAGCTGATGGTGTCAATAATTTCACAGAGAATGTTGCCGAGCAAATCACTGCCGCCCCTGAGCCAACTCCAGAAAATGGGTGTGTAACAGAAACAGAAGCTATTCCAGATTCATCTGGCATGCAAATTGTTGGTGACATTGGTGGGAACTGGAAAACTGTAATGCATGAACAGAGTAACCAGTGTTACTACTGGAACACAGTTACTGGAGAAACTTCATGGGAGATTCCTAATGGATTAGCTCCAGGAGTTGTAGCTGATGGAGTCACTTCTGCATCTATACCTACCCATGTTGAGTACTCAATAGAAGCTCAAGCACATGTCCCCCACAGCAATGTGGAGGCATATCCAAGTGATGTGTCTATTGGAAATGGCACATCAGCTTATACTGCCATGGGAATGGTGTGTGCAAGGGGGCAGCTTACTCAGAATGCTTATGCTTATACTGGAGCTGTTGCTAGTCATGAGTCAATGGACATTGATCCCTTGCGGCTTGCAAAATATGGCGAGGATTTGCTGCAAAGATTGAAGCTGCTGGAAAG GCCACATGGTGCCATTGACAGTCTTGAATTGATAAAGAGAGAAATTGAGATACGAGTATCAGACTGCAATGTGCTGTCCTCGTATGGTTCTTCTTTACTTCCATTGTGGTTGCATGCTGAGGTGCACCTTAAGCAACTGGAATTTTCAGTTTCCAAGTTTGAAGCTAGCTACACAGCCTACACTCATCCAGAAACAGAGCATGCGGAATACAAAGCACCTAATGAAGCTGAAATTTTGGCACCCTCTGATGCCGAGGGTTTGAAGTTTGAGGTTATCACTGTGGTTCCAATGGATGAAAATCTTAAGGTCGAGGAGCCATGTTCAACAGCGTCTGTACAGAACTCAGAAGAAAAAGATGCTGCAGCAGTTACGTCAAGAGTTGAACCAGACTGTGATGAAGATATGGATGTGGAAATGGAGGTTGATGAAGAAAATGTTGAAGATCAGGGTTGTTCCAGTTCTATGCCTAATGAGGAGCATCATTCATCAGAGCAAGTACGCTCACCAACTTTGCCATCATTGGAGAaatctgctcctcctccagaGGATAATGACattcctccaccaccaccgccagaaGAGGAATGGATtccacctcctccacctgAGAATGAAccagctcctccacctcctcctgaaCCTGAAGAGACCACCGTAGTGTCATATGTTCACACTGATACACTTACCCAGTCATATGTAGATCAAGCAAACTTTGGTTATGCGCTTCCAGGAATGGAGTACTATCCTGCTGCAGGTACAGATGGGACAAATGCCAACTACTATATGCAAGCAAGTGATTCTCACATTCTGCAATCGCAGCAGCATTCTTATTACGCACCAGTGTCTGCAGGTGGCATATCTATTCCTGTTGATGCCGCATCTATTCCCCCAGTACCTGGTTCTTACTATAGCTATCCTTCAGTCACCATGGATGCCAGTGGAGTAGCAGCTGAATCTTCTGGATACTACGCTTCATCAACCTCTACCATTTCTAGTAGTGCACTAGATAACAAAACAACATCAGCTCCCATTGATGCTACAAATAGTGATGTGAATCCCATAGAATCTGATAAAGTTATATCCAAGGAAGCCAAAATTGCATCTTTGAGCCAAGCAGTTGGAGCAACATCAGCTTCAGGAACCGTACGTGGAAGTTCTACACAAGCTTCCACCAGTACCACTAATCAGACTAAAG TTCATCGTACTAAGAAGCGACCTGTTGCTGTTGCATCATCACTGAGGTCTAATAAGAAGGTATCGAGTCTGGTGGATAAG TGGAAAGCTGCCAAAGAGGAGCTGcgtgatgaagaggaagaggaaccTGAAGATGCTTTGGAGGCACTTGAAAAAAAACGCCGGAAGGAAATAGAT GGGTGGCGGAAACAACAAATAGCTAGCGGAGAAGCTAAGGAAAATGCCAACTTTGTTCCCCTTGGTGGCGACTG GCGTGACCGTGTGAAACGCAGAAGAGCTGAAGCCAAGAAGGAATCTAAGTCCGAATTTATTCAAGCAGTTCCGGAACAGCACAAAGGACAGCCTGATCTTGTAGAGCTTTCCAAGGGTCTCCCTTCTGGGTGGCAG GCATACATAGACGAGTCTACGAAGCAAGTTTACTATGGGAACAACCTCACATCTGAGACGACTTGGGACCGGCCTACCAAATGA
- the LOC100823356 gene encoding formin-binding protein 4 isoform X4, whose translation MGRRKERRLAAKAASGRRVKLDLFLDASPGDASSKEGVGGENREQQSGVPTSPSSSDKKENPLALLGQYSDDEEEDDGAGAQPNGEANGSPTNASVEVTHERDNTAGDNDVVHSEPPASDSGQQVAPQADGVNNFTENVAEQITAAPEPTPENGCVTETEAIPDSSGMQIVGDIGGNWKTVMHEQSNQCYYWNTVTGETSWEIPNGLAPGVVADGVTSASIPTHVEYSIEAQAHVPHSNVEAYPSDVSIGNGTSAYTAMGMVCARGQLTQNAYAYTGAVASHESMDIDPLRLAKYGEDLLQRLKLLERPHGAIDSLELIKREIEIRVSDCNVLSSYGSSLLPLWLHAEVHLKQLEFSVSKFEASYTAYTHPETEHAEYKAPNEAEILAPSDAEGLKFEVITVVPMDENLKVEEPCSTASVQNSEEKDAAAVTSRVEPDCDEDMDVEMEVDEENVEDQGCSSSMPNEEHHSSEQVRSPTLPSLEKSAPPPEDNDIPPPPPPEEEWIPPPPPENEPAPPPPPEPEETTVVSYVHTDTLTQSYVDQANFGYALPGMEYYPAAGTDGTNANYYMQASDSHILQSQQHSYYAPVSAGGISIPVDAASIPPVPGSYYSYPSVTMDASGVAAESSGYYASSTSTISSSALDNKTTSAPIDATNSDVNPIESDKVISKEAKIASLSQAVGATSASGTVRGSSTQASTSTTNQTKVHRTKKRPVAVASSLRSNKKVSSLVDKAEQSVYMVVLEQSGKLPKRSCVMKRKRNLKMLWRHLKKNAGRK comes from the exons ATGGGAAGGAGGAAGGAGCGCCGCCTGGCGGCCAAGGCGGCATCGGGCCGCAGGGTCAAGCTCGATCTCTTCCTCGATGCCTCCCCCG GGGATGCGTCTTCGAAAGAGGGAGTAGGAGGAGAAAACCGTGAGCAGCAAAGTGGTGTTCCCACTTCACCATCTTCCTCAG atAAGAAGGAAAATCCTCTGGCATTGCTTGGGCAATATagtgatgatgaagaagaggatgacGGTGCAGGAGCTCAACCCAATGGTGAAGCTAACGGGAGTCCAACAAACGCGAGTGTTGAG GTTACTCACGAGCGTGATAACACAGCTGGCGATAATGACGTTGTACATAGTGAACCGCCTGCTTCTGATAGTGGTCAGCAAGTGGCACCTCAAGCTGATGGTGTCAATAATTTCACAGAGAATGTTGCCGAGCAAATCACTGCCGCCCCTGAGCCAACTCCAGAAAATGGGTGTGTAACAGAAACAGAAGCTATTCCAGATTCATCTGGCATGCAAATTGTTGGTGACATTGGTGGGAACTGGAAAACTGTAATGCATGAACAGAGTAACCAGTGTTACTACTGGAACACAGTTACTGGAGAAACTTCATGGGAGATTCCTAATGGATTAGCTCCAGGAGTTGTAGCTGATGGAGTCACTTCTGCATCTATACCTACCCATGTTGAGTACTCAATAGAAGCTCAAGCACATGTCCCCCACAGCAATGTGGAGGCATATCCAAGTGATGTGTCTATTGGAAATGGCACATCAGCTTATACTGCCATGGGAATGGTGTGTGCAAGGGGGCAGCTTACTCAGAATGCTTATGCTTATACTGGAGCTGTTGCTAGTCATGAGTCAATGGACATTGATCCCTTGCGGCTTGCAAAATATGGCGAGGATTTGCTGCAAAGATTGAAGCTGCTGGAAAG GCCACATGGTGCCATTGACAGTCTTGAATTGATAAAGAGAGAAATTGAGATACGAGTATCAGACTGCAATGTGCTGTCCTCGTATGGTTCTTCTTTACTTCCATTGTGGTTGCATGCTGAGGTGCACCTTAAGCAACTGGAATTTTCAGTTTCCAAGTTTGAAGCTAGCTACACAGCCTACACTCATCCAGAAACAGAGCATGCGGAATACAAAGCACCTAATGAAGCTGAAATTTTGGCACCCTCTGATGCCGAGGGTTTGAAGTTTGAGGTTATCACTGTGGTTCCAATGGATGAAAATCTTAAGGTCGAGGAGCCATGTTCAACAGCGTCTGTACAGAACTCAGAAGAAAAAGATGCTGCAGCAGTTACGTCAAGAGTTGAACCAGACTGTGATGAAGATATGGATGTGGAAATGGAGGTTGATGAAGAAAATGTTGAAGATCAGGGTTGTTCCAGTTCTATGCCTAATGAGGAGCATCATTCATCAGAGCAAGTACGCTCACCAACTTTGCCATCATTGGAGAaatctgctcctcctccagaGGATAATGACattcctccaccaccaccgccagaaGAGGAATGGATtccacctcctccacctgAGAATGAAccagctcctccacctcctcctgaaCCTGAAGAGACCACCGTAGTGTCATATGTTCACACTGATACACTTACCCAGTCATATGTAGATCAAGCAAACTTTGGTTATGCGCTTCCAGGAATGGAGTACTATCCTGCTGCAGGTACAGATGGGACAAATGCCAACTACTATATGCAAGCAAGTGATTCTCACATTCTGCAATCGCAGCAGCATTCTTATTACGCACCAGTGTCTGCAGGTGGCATATCTATTCCTGTTGATGCCGCATCTATTCCCCCAGTACCTGGTTCTTACTATAGCTATCCTTCAGTCACCATGGATGCCAGTGGAGTAGCAGCTGAATCTTCTGGATACTACGCTTCATCAACCTCTACCATTTCTAGTAGTGCACTAGATAACAAAACAACATCAGCTCCCATTGATGCTACAAATAGTGATGTGAATCCCATAGAATCTGATAAAGTTATATCCAAGGAAGCCAAAATTGCATCTTTGAGCCAAGCAGTTGGAGCAACATCAGCTTCAGGAACCGTACGTGGAAGTTCTACACAAGCTTCCACCAGTACCACTAATCAGACTAAAG TTCATCGTACTAAGAAGCGACCTGTTGCTGTTGCATCATCACTGAGGTCTAATAAGAAGGTATCGAGTCTGGTGGATAAG GCAGAGCAATCTGTTTACATGGTAGTGCTTGAGCAGAG TGGAAAGCTGCCAAAGAGGAGCTGcgtgatgaagaggaagaggaaccTGAAGATGCTTTGGAGGCACTTGAAAAAAAACGCCGGAAGGAAATAG
- the LOC100823356 gene encoding formin-binding protein 4 isoform X2, whose protein sequence is MGRRKERRLAAKAASGRRVKLDLFLDASPGDASSKEGVGGENREQQSGVPTSPSSSDKKENPLALLGQYSDDEEEDDGAGAQPNGEANGSPTNASVEVTHERDNTAGDNDVVHSEPPASDSGQQVAPQADGVNNFTENVAEQITAAPEPTPENGCVTETEAIPDSSGMQIVGDIGGNWKTVMHEQSNQCYYWNTVTGETSWEIPNGLAPGVVADGVTSASIPTHVEYSIEAQAHVPHSNVEAYPSDVSIGNGTSAYTAMGMVCARGQLTQNAYAYTGAVASHESMDIDPLRLAKYGEDLLQRLKLLERPHGAIDSLELIKREIEIRVSDCNVLSSYGSSLLPLWLHAEVHLKQLEFSVSKFEASYTAYTHPETEHAEYKAPNEAEILAPSDAEGLKFEVITVVPMDENLKVEEPCSTASVQNSEEKDAAAVTSRVEPDCDEDMDVEMEVDEENVEDQGCSSSMPNEEHHSSEQVRSPTLPSLEKSAPPPEDNDIPPPPPPEEEWIPPPPPENEPAPPPPPEPEETTVVSYVHTDTLTQSYVDQANFGYALPGMEYYPAAVSAGGISIPVDAASIPPVPGSYYSYPSVTMDASGVAAESSGYYASSTSTISSSALDNKTTSAPIDATNSDVNPIESDKVISKEAKIASLSQAVGATSASGTVRGSSTQASTSTTNQTKVHRTKKRPVAVASSLRSNKKVSSLVDKWKAAKEELRDEEEEEPEDALEALEKKRRKEIDGWRKQQIASGEAKENANFVPLGGDWRDRVKRRRAEAKKESKSEFIQAVPEQHKGQPDLVELSKGLPSGWQAYIDESTKQVYYGNNLTSETTWDRPTK, encoded by the exons ATGGGAAGGAGGAAGGAGCGCCGCCTGGCGGCCAAGGCGGCATCGGGCCGCAGGGTCAAGCTCGATCTCTTCCTCGATGCCTCCCCCG GGGATGCGTCTTCGAAAGAGGGAGTAGGAGGAGAAAACCGTGAGCAGCAAAGTGGTGTTCCCACTTCACCATCTTCCTCAG atAAGAAGGAAAATCCTCTGGCATTGCTTGGGCAATATagtgatgatgaagaagaggatgacGGTGCAGGAGCTCAACCCAATGGTGAAGCTAACGGGAGTCCAACAAACGCGAGTGTTGAG GTTACTCACGAGCGTGATAACACAGCTGGCGATAATGACGTTGTACATAGTGAACCGCCTGCTTCTGATAGTGGTCAGCAAGTGGCACCTCAAGCTGATGGTGTCAATAATTTCACAGAGAATGTTGCCGAGCAAATCACTGCCGCCCCTGAGCCAACTCCAGAAAATGGGTGTGTAACAGAAACAGAAGCTATTCCAGATTCATCTGGCATGCAAATTGTTGGTGACATTGGTGGGAACTGGAAAACTGTAATGCATGAACAGAGTAACCAGTGTTACTACTGGAACACAGTTACTGGAGAAACTTCATGGGAGATTCCTAATGGATTAGCTCCAGGAGTTGTAGCTGATGGAGTCACTTCTGCATCTATACCTACCCATGTTGAGTACTCAATAGAAGCTCAAGCACATGTCCCCCACAGCAATGTGGAGGCATATCCAAGTGATGTGTCTATTGGAAATGGCACATCAGCTTATACTGCCATGGGAATGGTGTGTGCAAGGGGGCAGCTTACTCAGAATGCTTATGCTTATACTGGAGCTGTTGCTAGTCATGAGTCAATGGACATTGATCCCTTGCGGCTTGCAAAATATGGCGAGGATTTGCTGCAAAGATTGAAGCTGCTGGAAAG GCCACATGGTGCCATTGACAGTCTTGAATTGATAAAGAGAGAAATTGAGATACGAGTATCAGACTGCAATGTGCTGTCCTCGTATGGTTCTTCTTTACTTCCATTGTGGTTGCATGCTGAGGTGCACCTTAAGCAACTGGAATTTTCAGTTTCCAAGTTTGAAGCTAGCTACACAGCCTACACTCATCCAGAAACAGAGCATGCGGAATACAAAGCACCTAATGAAGCTGAAATTTTGGCACCCTCTGATGCCGAGGGTTTGAAGTTTGAGGTTATCACTGTGGTTCCAATGGATGAAAATCTTAAGGTCGAGGAGCCATGTTCAACAGCGTCTGTACAGAACTCAGAAGAAAAAGATGCTGCAGCAGTTACGTCAAGAGTTGAACCAGACTGTGATGAAGATATGGATGTGGAAATGGAGGTTGATGAAGAAAATGTTGAAGATCAGGGTTGTTCCAGTTCTATGCCTAATGAGGAGCATCATTCATCAGAGCAAGTACGCTCACCAACTTTGCCATCATTGGAGAaatctgctcctcctccagaGGATAATGACattcctccaccaccaccgccagaaGAGGAATGGATtccacctcctccacctgAGAATGAAccagctcctccacctcctcctgaaCCTGAAGAGACCACCGTAGTGTCATATGTTCACACTGATACACTTACCCAGTCATATGTAGATCAAGCAAACTTTGGTTATGCGCTTCCAGGAATGGAGTACTATCCTGCTGCAG TGTCTGCAGGTGGCATATCTATTCCTGTTGATGCCGCATCTATTCCCCCAGTACCTGGTTCTTACTATAGCTATCCTTCAGTCACCATGGATGCCAGTGGAGTAGCAGCTGAATCTTCTGGATACTACGCTTCATCAACCTCTACCATTTCTAGTAGTGCACTAGATAACAAAACAACATCAGCTCCCATTGATGCTACAAATAGTGATGTGAATCCCATAGAATCTGATAAAGTTATATCCAAGGAAGCCAAAATTGCATCTTTGAGCCAAGCAGTTGGAGCAACATCAGCTTCAGGAACCGTACGTGGAAGTTCTACACAAGCTTCCACCAGTACCACTAATCAGACTAAAG TTCATCGTACTAAGAAGCGACCTGTTGCTGTTGCATCATCACTGAGGTCTAATAAGAAGGTATCGAGTCTGGTGGATAAG TGGAAAGCTGCCAAAGAGGAGCTGcgtgatgaagaggaagaggaaccTGAAGATGCTTTGGAGGCACTTGAAAAAAAACGCCGGAAGGAAATAGAT GGGTGGCGGAAACAACAAATAGCTAGCGGAGAAGCTAAGGAAAATGCCAACTTTGTTCCCCTTGGTGGCGACTG GCGTGACCGTGTGAAACGCAGAAGAGCTGAAGCCAAGAAGGAATCTAAGTCCGAATTTATTCAAGCAGTTCCGGAACAGCACAAAGGACAGCCTGATCTTGTAGAGCTTTCCAAGGGTCTCCCTTCTGGGTGGCAG GCATACATAGACGAGTCTACGAAGCAAGTTTACTATGGGAACAACCTCACATCTGAGACGACTTGGGACCGGCCTACCAAATGA